From one Plectropomus leopardus isolate mb chromosome 8, YSFRI_Pleo_2.0, whole genome shotgun sequence genomic stretch:
- the mrpl49 gene encoding mitochondrial ribosomal protein L49: MATYTVLRGALRGALLRSPGPGAAAVRSVCAAAPQETKRAITESAEEYKFVERLIPSSRVPAPLKHAGPAPSGWTPPAESPPDLPYMIRRSRMHNIPVYTDLTHGSRKTTLVRKVEGDIWALERDVRQYLKEVTGKELPTQVNEVTMTLKVKGHFDKELKEWLIGKGF; encoded by the coding sequence ATGGCGACGTACACGGTGCTCCGCGGGGCGCTGCGAGGAGCCTTGCTCCGGTCCCCGGGGCCTGGTGCCGCGGCTGTCCGGTCTGTCTGTGCCGCTGCTCCTCAGGAAACAAAGAGAGCGATTACAGAATCCGCGGAGGAATACAAGTTCGTGGAGCGGCTCATCCCGTCGTCCCGGGTCCCCGCTCCGCTTAAACACGCCGGTCCCGCCCCGTCAGGCTGGACCCCGCCGGCAGAGTCCCCGCCTGATCTCCCCTACATGATCCGCCGCTCCCGGATGCACAACATCCCGGTGTACACCGACCTGACGCACGGCAGCCGCAAGACCACGCTGGTGCGCAAAGTGGAGGGAGATATCTGGGCTCTCGAAAGGGATGTGAGACAGTACCTGAAGGAGGTGACGGGGAAGGAGCTGCCCACACAGGTCAACGAGGTCACCATGACcctgaaggtcaaaggtcactttgatAAGGAGCTGAAGGAGTGGCTGATCGGTAAAGGCTTCTGA
- the si:dkey-93l1.9 gene encoding ninjurin-1, with protein sequence MDRLNREDIALNKLGDAEAQVLPSGKVYRPINLNHYATKKSAAQSMLDVALLMANSSQLKTILYVGPQYQFYIPLIVLLSLSITLQVIVGLLLVFIVKYDLNDQRKHAKLNRLNNTATVFVFFTVLINIFITALGFEGQAVRSAITPVMSIPEPQLSPSVPIDFNITGGI encoded by the exons ATGGACAGACTGAACAGAGAGGACATTGCTCTGAATAAACTGGGAGACGCAGAG GCACAGGTTCTTCCCTCTGGAAAAGTATATCGCCCCATCAACCTGAACCACTACGCCACCAAGAAGAGTGCGGCTCAGAGCATGCTGGACGTGGCCCTGCTGATGGCCAACTCGTCCCAGCTGAAGACCATCCTCTACGTGGGGCCTCAATACCAATTCTACATCCCGCTCATTGTCctgctgtctctgtccatcACACTACAGGTCATAGTGGGACTGCTGCTTGTCTTTATAG TGAAGTACGATCTAAATGACCAAAGGAAACACGCCAAGTTAAACAGGCTGAACAACACAGCAACGGTGTTTGTCTTCTTCACTGTCCTCATCAACATCTTCATCACAGCGCTGGGATTTGAGGGACAAGCAGTCAG GTCAGCAATAACACCTGTGATGTCCATACCAGAGCCTCAGCTATCCCCCAGCGTGCCCATCGACTTTAACATAACTGGTGGCATTTAG
- the emd gene encoding emerin (Emery-Dreifuss muscular dystrophy) encodes MSLREKSDEEISELLAEYGIKHGPIVDSTRRLYEKKLEEAMENTPAQPSSDKTYYREEEEEVTYITYHTPVRQEVYSETLKRRGHAEPEEEEEEEEEGEEESDQDTEPPIQSSKTTANHSAVRSRERSKEQSRERSKERSKEPVRKSGSCMWKFIRLLLLLAVLAAAGYFVYYHVLNNEENPFGIQFSD; translated from the exons ATGTCTCTGAGAGAGAAAAGTGATGAGGAGATCAGCGAGTTGCTTGCTGAGTACGGCATCAAACATGGACCCATAGTCG ACTCGACTCGAAGGCTGTATGAGAAGAAGCTTGAAGAGGCCATGGAGAACACTCCAGCACAGCCCTCATCTGACAAGACCTACTACAGAGAGGAAG AGGAGGAGGTCACCTACATCACATACCACACACCG GTTAGACAAGAGGTGTATTCAGAAAC GCTGAAACGAAGAGGCCATGCCGagccagaggaagaggaggaggaggaagaggagggggaggaggaatcAGATCAGGATACAGA GCCCCCCATCCAGAGCAGTAAAacaacagccaatcacagtgcggTGCGATCCAGGGAGCGATCCAAGGAGCAATCCAGGGAACGATCCAAGGAGCGATCCAAGGAGCCCGTCAGGAAGTCTGGAAGCTGCATGTGGAAGTTTAttaggctgctgctgctgttagccGTGCTAGCAGCTGCCGGCTACTTCGTCTACTACCACGTGCTCAACAATGAAGAAAATCCTTTTGGGATTCAATTCTCAGATTAA
- the haus7 gene encoding HAUS augmin-like complex subunit 7 has translation MAGASKEEQLVRSVYAALQAASCPLVEGLYLQEADSMLQLLCSPSQHRTDILAWICSSINPNFANSKAMSMRSKSPDVLTKEMAVLGQELMLCKADDLDLIRGDANPQRQLQFLEQLLSVVPGCEKSAGLRVDPEMLLNELYAAENLPHFTHMLKPALDPWPAHIKALRKGTKASSKPSREDAADVVSALQRTQSALEQLQSQCEFLSSELQSPGVFSPSSLRVAACDLQQLMATFSHVYETDLRAYCSRDPPSFSTETDIFQRIHQLLLAFTMELEMLKEVSEASVSMNEDVNHLQTKPRYQSRGEKHNLPDQLEELTRRFKDFSSLLHP, from the exons ATGGCGGGTGCTTCGAAGGAAGAGCAGCTTGTTCGAAGTGTTTATGCCGCGTTACAG GCTGCGTCTTGTCCCTTGGTGGAGGGTCTGTACCTGCAGGAGGCGGACAgcatgctgcagctgctgtgttctCCCTCTCAGCACCGCACAGACATACTGGCATGGATCTGCAGCAG TATCAACCCAAACTTTGCTAATTCCAAGGCGATGTCGATGAGATCCAAGAGCCCAGATGTTCTGACTAAAG AAATGGCAGTGCTGGGGCAGGAGTTGATGCTGTGTAAAGCTGATGACCTGGACCTGATCAGG GGTGATGCGAATCCTCAGCGGCAGCTTCAGTTCCTGGAGCAGCTTTTGTCTGTAGTTCCTGGCTGTGAGAAGTCCGCGGGGCTCCGAGTGGATCCAGAGATGCTGCTGAACGAACTGTACGCTGCTGAGAACCTGCCGCACttcacacacatgctcaaaCCCGCGCTCGACCCCTGGCCTGCTCACATCAA GGCTTTACGAAAGGGCACTAAGGCATCCTCTAAGCCGAGCAGAGAAGACGCAGCTGATGTTGTCAGCGCTCTGCAGCGGACTCAGTCAGCACTGGAGCAGCTGCAGTCACAG TGCGAATTCCTGAGCAGTGAGCTACAGAGTCCTGGCGTCTTCTCTCCGAGCTCACTGCGTGTGGCGGCCTGTGACCTCCAGCAGCTGATGGCTACTTTCAGCCACGTTTATGAAACAGACCTGAGAGCGTACTGCAGCAGAGATCCCCCCAGCTTCAGCACGGAGACCGACATCTTCCAGAGGATACACCAACTCCTGCTAGCCTTCACCATG GAGCTGGAAATGCTGAAGGAAGTATCTGAAGCTTCTGTATCCATGAATGAGGATGTAAACCACCTCCAAACAAAGCCTCGCTACCAGAGCCGAGGAGAGAAGCACAATTTAC ccGACCAATTGGAGGAACTCACAAGGCGATTTAAAGATTTTTCCTCCCTGCTTCATCCCTGA